The following is a genomic window from Hallerella porci.
GCACTTCTATCGAAGACTTTATTCTTTACCTCAAGTCCGAATATCTGGATGCGGTTTATTTGCAGCAAGATGCTTATCACGAAATCGATGCCGCTTGCTCGGCAGATCGTCAGAAGTATGTCTTTGAACGCGTTTACAACATTCTCAAAACGCCGATGTCTTTTGCCGATAAGGATTCCGCTCGTGGCTTCTTCTTGAAGCTTACGCAGATGACTAAGGACTGGAACCGAGTCGCGTTTGGCTCCGACGAATTCAAGTCTCTCGAAAATCAGATTTCAAGCTCCGTTGCGGAGGTCACGAAGAATGTATAAGGTTTATCATCGTATTGAACGTATTGCGGGTAGCGTTATCACCGTTAAGGCCGATGGCGTTGCAAACCAAGAATTGGCTCAGGTGACGAGTGCTCAGGGAACTTCTCTTGCACGCGTGATCCGCATTGACAAAGACATGGTGGACTTGCAGGTGTTCGCAGGTGCTCGCGGTATTTCAACGGATTCGCAGGTTCGTTTCCTCGGAAAGCCGATGGAAATTCCGTTTAGCGACGCTCTTCTCGGACGCGTTTTCACCGGTGCAGGCGTTCCTCGTGATAAAGGTCCCGCCATCGAAGAAAACCCAGTTCCTATCGGCGGTCCTTCGGTGAACCCCGCAAAGCGTATCATTCCGAAGACGATGGTGCGTACGGGTATTCCGATGATCGACGTGTTCAATACCCTCGTCGTTTCGCAAAAGCTCCCGATTTTCTCTGTCGCAGGCGAACCGTATAACCAACTTTTGGCGCGTATCGCATTGCAAGCAGAAGTGGATGTGATCGTCCTCGGCGGTATGGGCTTGAAGCACGATGACTATCTGTATTTGAAAGATTACTTGGAACAAAACGGTGCACTTTCTCGTACGGTGATGTTTGTGCACACGGCGAGCGACCCGATTGTGGAATGCTTGCTTGTTCCGGATGCATCTCTTGCTGTTGCTGAACAATTTGCAACTCGCGGAAAGAATGTGCTCGTCCTCCTCACGGATATGACGAACTTTGCGGATGCGATGAAGGAAATCGCGATTACGCAGGAACAGATTCCGTCGAACCGCGGTTATCCTGGCGACCTTTACTCTCAGCTTGCTAGCCGTTACGAAAAGGCGGTGGACTTCGAAGGTTCGGGCTCCATCACGATTTTGGCGGTGACGACGATGCCGGGTGACGATGTGACTCACCCTGTTCCGGATAACACCGGTTACATTACCGAAGGTCAGTTCTACCTCAAGCGCGGTCGCATTGAACCGTTCGGTTCGCTCTCTCGTTTGAAGCAGCAAGTGAACGGAAAGACCCGCAGCGACCATCGTACGATTATGAATACGATGATTCAGCTTTACGCGAGCTACAAAGAAACTCTTGAAAAGCAGTCGATGGGCTTCCGCATGAGTAACTGGGACAATAAGCTTTTGAAGTATGGCGAACGTTTCGAAAAGGAAATGATGGATCTTTCCGTGAACATTCCGCTGGAAAAGGCTTTGGACCTCGGCTGGGAAATTCTTGCCGACTGCTTTACCCCCGAAGAAACCGGTATTCCGTCCAAGATGATCAACCAGTATTGGCCCAAGAAGGGGTAATATGGCGAAGGTCAAGTTAACAAAAAACGCACTGAAGGTCGAACGCGATGCGCTTAAGCGCTATCAGCGCTATCTGCCGACGTTGCTTTTGAAAAAGCAACAGTTGCAGTTAGAAATGCGCACGCTCCAGGCCAAGGTGATGACAAAGCGCGAAGAAGAAGACTCGC
Proteins encoded in this region:
- a CDS encoding V-type ATP synthase subunit B — encoded protein: MYKVYHRIERIAGSVITVKADGVANQELAQVTSAQGTSLARVIRIDKDMVDLQVFAGARGISTDSQVRFLGKPMEIPFSDALLGRVFTGAGVPRDKGPAIEENPVPIGGPSVNPAKRIIPKTMVRTGIPMIDVFNTLVVSQKLPIFSVAGEPYNQLLARIALQAEVDVIVLGGMGLKHDDYLYLKDYLEQNGALSRTVMFVHTASDPIVECLLVPDASLAVAEQFATRGKNVLVLLTDMTNFADAMKEIAITQEQIPSNRGYPGDLYSQLASRYEKAVDFEGSGSITILAVTTMPGDDVTHPVPDNTGYITEGQFYLKRGRIEPFGSLSRLKQQVNGKTRSDHRTIMNTMIQLYASYKETLEKQSMGFRMSNWDNKLLKYGERFEKEMMDLSVNIPLEKALDLGWEILADCFTPEETGIPSKMINQYWPKKG